In a genomic window of uncultured Sphaerochaeta sp.:
- a CDS encoding YicC/YloC family endoribonuclease, whose amino-acid sequence MKSMTGYGFSESVGEQFQLAVELKSYNNRYLDINHNIPYILSPFEMEIDKRLGEMASRGHIEVNIRVKNLVTDIELYIDPEAVKKYSEAFSTIAALSGKALKPQLSDFLGSEGVLTSLKGSDSERYRQVLFSTLEEALVQFSASKEREGASTKADLINLGKRLEAGFLIIQSHADELETLVKQNLRSRFEEMLGDQHYDENRILSEVAVMLVKYSVNEEIKRLAVHLKEYFALLALDEPVGKRLDFLCQEMNREINTIGSKSQMVELNIQVVAMKDSLENIREQIRNIE is encoded by the coding sequence AGCTTGCCGTGGAATTGAAGTCCTACAACAACCGCTATCTTGATATCAACCACAACATTCCCTACATACTTTCTCCCTTTGAGATGGAGATAGACAAGCGCCTGGGTGAAATGGCAAGCCGTGGTCATATCGAAGTGAACATACGGGTGAAGAACCTGGTCACTGACATTGAGCTGTACATCGATCCGGAGGCGGTGAAGAAGTACAGCGAGGCATTCAGCACCATTGCAGCGCTTTCGGGCAAAGCTCTCAAGCCCCAGCTCTCCGACTTTCTGGGTAGTGAAGGGGTTCTTACCAGCCTGAAGGGCAGTGACAGCGAGCGGTATCGTCAGGTGCTCTTCTCCACGCTGGAGGAGGCCCTTGTCCAGTTCTCTGCAAGCAAGGAGCGCGAAGGCGCTTCCACCAAGGCTGACCTCATCAACCTGGGCAAGCGCCTTGAGGCGGGTTTCCTGATCATACAGAGCCATGCGGACGAGCTGGAGACGCTGGTGAAACAGAACCTGCGCTCGCGCTTTGAGGAGATGCTGGGCGATCAGCACTACGATGAGAACCGCATCCTCTCCGAGGTTGCGGTCATGCTGGTGAAATACTCGGTGAACGAGGAGATCAAGCGTCTTGCCGTGCATCTGAAGGAGTATTTCGCCCTGCTTGCCTTGGATGAGCCGGTCGGCAAGCGCCTGGATTTTCTCTGCCAGGAGATGAACCGGGAGATCAATACCATCGGCAGCAAGAGCCAGATGGTGGAGCTCAACATCCAGGTTGTGGCCATGAAGGACAGCCTGGAGAACATTCGTGAACAAATCCGCAATATTGAGTGA